A stretch of the Panicum virgatum strain AP13 chromosome 9N, P.virgatum_v5, whole genome shotgun sequence genome encodes the following:
- the LOC120692722 gene encoding peroxidase 27-like: MAVRVLPPPVLLLALLLALVASVAHGGDGKLKVGFYKDSCPDAEAIVRRIVAKAVRKDPTANAPLLRLHFHDCFVRGCEGSVLLNSTKGNAAEKDAKPNHTLDAFDVIDDIKAALEKECPGKVSCADILAIAARDAVSLATKVVTKGEWSKDGNLYEVETGRQDGRVSSAKEAVKNLPDSFDGIRKLIKRFASKNLSLKDLAVLSGAHAIGKSHCPSIAKRLRNFTAHHDSDPTLDGAYADRLRRRCRSPGDRTTELEMVPGSSETFDAAYYGLVAKRRGLFHSDEALLRNDVTRGLVLRYRDSEKAFLRDFGESMVNMGRVAVLAGSQGEIRKRCAFVN, translated from the exons ATGGCAGTGCGAGTGCTTCCTCCTCCAGTGCTCCTGCTAGCTCTGCTGCTGGCGCTGGTTGCTTCGGTCGcccatggcggcgacggcaagcTCAAGGTTGGGTTCTACAAGGATTCGTGCCCGGACGCCGAGGCGATCGTCCGCAGGATCGTCGCCAAGGCCGTCCGCAAGGATCCCACGGCCAACGCGCCGCTGCTGAGGCTCCacttccacgactgcttcgtcAGG GGCTGCGAGGGGTCGGTGCTCCTCAACTCCACCAAGGGGAACGCGGCGGAGAAGGACGCCAAGCCCAACCACACGCTGGACGCTTTCGACGTCATCGACGACATCAAGGCGGCGCTGGAGAAGGAGTGCCCCGGCAAAGTTTCCTGCGCCGACatcctcgccatcgccgccagGGACGCCGTCTCGCTG GCTACGAAGGTGGTGACCAAGGGGGAGTGGAGCAAGGACGGCAACCTGTACGAGGTGGAGACCGGCAGGCAGGACGGCCGCGTCTCCAGCGCCAAGGAGGCCGTCAAGAACTTGCCCGACTCCTTCGATGGAATCCGGAAGCTCATCAAGCGGTTTGCATCCAAGAACCTCAGCCTCAAGGATCTGGCCGTTCTGTCAG GTGCCCACGCGATCGGCAAGTCGCACTGCCCGTCGATCGCCAAGCGGCTGCGCAACTTCACGGCGCACCACGACAGCGACCCGACCCTGGACGGGGCGTACGCCgaccggctgcggcggcggtgccggagCCCCGGGGACAGGACGACGGAGCTGGAGATGGTGCCGGGGAGCTCGGAGACCTTCGACGCGGCGTACTACGGCCTGGTCGCCAAGCGGCGGGGCCTCTTCCACTCCGACGAGGCCCTGCTCAGGAACGACGTCACCCGGGGGCTCGTGCTCCGGTACAGGGACTCggagaaggccttcctcagGGACTTCGGGGAGTCCATGGTGAACATGGGCAGGGTGGCCGTGCTCGCCGGCAGCCAGGGGGAGATCAGGAAGAGATGCGCCTTCGTCAACTAG